One genomic segment of Danio rerio strain Tuebingen ecotype United States chromosome 11, GRCz12tu, whole genome shotgun sequence includes these proteins:
- the LOC110439107 gene encoding sterile alpha motif domain-containing protein 3-like produces MASRTDAQHKEMASQEIMILRVILTEADIRKVTLTSKPCSVEDLINCLRNTLGLNYNFTLQFRDPFFDHEFCNVTALEELPEKPTVKIIPVLELVSVAEDEMQSSSEISSNAPSTADTVLISESPQKKKMPWPDIFLIPKFSVDVEFRLRQANLIYLKDGTHLKMTKELKHDILQKLAETIYSFKAYPSADDLKGVAKALVNTHPCLQEPGSPSGHCGWTNSLKDKMGNYRSKMRSLGHTDVTVNAGKRGRYSTSSDPPNKNIKKPRKGEVNYLPNLPSGHDTSSLELLRQQLADETKKKKPDATFINQNMDVTLSLRRQEVVINKPPVSQILQRWPALFTESQVYQEFNRIVGKNLKQEFYGSLDHHCPQLIQIFRSKRGLTGQILSSLLLDAKASDLSDMRCVVIRGLPVLLGDDPSEFFKSCFASDDGDSYQHVPVGILNRENEDALQPLSFRLHPSSVGIILEGNVVMDNIDNIPQAMCLLFGLTYALHLDYPKCMGNTLLFIQQVLLGLGKKELKGKILAVKNQLAM; encoded by the exons ATGGCATCCAGGACTGATGCACAACACAAAGAG ATGGCCTCTCAAGAAATCATGATTTTGCGCGTTATTCTCACAGAAGCTGATATCAGAAAAGTCACACTGACTTCAAAGCCATGTTCAGTTGAAGATTTGATCAACTGTCTCAGAAACACTCTTGGACTGAACTATAATTTTACATTGCAGTTTCGAGATCCTTTCTTTGATCATGAATTTTGCAATGTAACTGCTTTGGAAGAGCTCCCTGAGAAGCCAACAGTAAAAATTATCCCAGTGCTTGAATTGGTGTCAGTGGCAgaagatgaaatgcagtcatcAAGTGAAATATCGAGTAATGCTCCAAGTACTGCAGATACAGTACTGATTTCTGAATCAccccagaaaaagaaaatgccaTGGCCTGATATCTTCTTGATTCCGAAATTTTCGGTCGACGTTGAATTCAGGCTGCGTCAGGCCAATTTAATCTACTTGAAGGATGGAACGCatctaaaaatgacaaaagaactGAAACATGACATTCTTCAGAAACTTGCTGAAACCATATACTCCTTCAAAGCATACCCATCTGCTGACGATTTAAAAGGTGTTGCAAAGGCATTGGTGAATACCCACCCCTGCCTTCAAGAACCAGGATCGCCTTCTGGACACTGTGGGTGGACAAACAGTTTGAAAGACAAAATGGGAAATTACAGATCCAAAATGAGAAGCCTTGGGCACACAGATGTCACAGTTAATGCAGGAAAAAGAGGAAGATACTCTACTAGCAGTGATCCACctaacaagaacataaaaaaaccAAGGAAAGGAGAGGTCAACTATCTACCTAACCTTCCAAGTGGTCATGATACTTCCAGTCTTGAGTTGCTCAGACAGCAGTTAGCAGAtgaaacgaagaaaaaaaaacctgatgcTACCTTCATTAATCAGAATATGGATGTGACTCTGTCTTTAAGAAGACAGGAAGTTGTGATCAACAAGCCTCCTGTAAGCCAGATACTTCAGCGTTGGCCAGCACTTTTCACTGAAAGTCAG GTGTATCAAGAATTCAACCGAATAGTTGGGAAGAATCTGAAGCAAGAATTCTATGGGTCTCTTGATCATCACTGCCCACAGCTGATTCAGATCTTCAGGTCAAAGAGAGGTCTCACTGGACAGATTTTAAGCAGTCTTCTGCTAGATGCCAAG GCCTCTGACCTCAGTGACATGCGATGTGTTGTCATTCGAGGGCTTCCAGTACTTCTTGGTGATGACCCATCTGAGTTCTTCAAATCATGTTTT GCTTCTGATGATGGAGACTCATACCAACATGTGCCCGTTGGAATCCTTAACCGGGAAAATGAAGATGCTCTGCAACCCCTGTCCTTCCGCCTCCACCCATCCTCAGTGGGAATCATCTTGGAAGGGAATGTTGTAATGGACAATATAGACAACATACCCCAGGCCATGTGTCTTCTTTTTGGTTTAACTTATGCACTGCACCTAGACTACCCAAAGTGCATGGGCAATACCCTTCTTTTCATTCAACAAGTTCTGCTGGGTTTGGGTAAGAAGGAGCTGAAGGGTAAGATTCTGGCTGTCAAAAATCAACTTGCCATGTAA